Proteins encoded by one window of Mus musculus strain C57BL/6J chromosome 10, GRCm38.p6 C57BL/6J:
- the Slc22a16 gene encoding solute carrier family 22 member 16 isoform X1: MESCNVELIFDHIGHFGRFGRRMALWCTSIGVFFFGIASLFIFDYLSFMITRFFLVMASSGYFVVVFVYVMEIIGKKARTWASIHLNTFFAIGAMLVALASYLLKTWWLYQIILCIVTTPFILCCWMLPETPFWLLSEGRYKEAQGTVDTMAVWNKSSSCDLVELLSLDVTRSHNKSPHSIRKHRLADLFHNLDVAKMTLIVWLDWFTANLGYYMFGKEVIRRKENEPLYLLLVGAMEIPAYICLCIWLKRVGRRKTMLLFLLVSSLTCMLHVVMPSDYKTAKRMVALLVKSVISSVFAFIYLYTAELYPTTVRCLAVGSSNMVSHVSSIFIPFTSHFSKVWIFLPQILFGILAILSGLLSLKLPETQDTPMKSTWETTEQQVPENKDSLGEGPPDSFERWDSSRALSFAERWGLSRASPDAEKWGSGRVPPDAGKWGAGIAPPVTERGASGRASLEDESGGSGRAPPEKNTEMENEIENMKVSNLGGF, encoded by the exons ATGGAGTCCTGCAACGTGGAGCTGATTTTTGACCACATAGGACACTTCGGCAG ATTTGGAAGGCGAATGGCCCTGTGGTGCACGAGCATCGGCGTGTTCTTCTTTGGAATAGCATCCCTCTTTATATTTGATTATCTCAGCTTCATGATCACACGCTTTTTCCTTGTGATG GCCTCGAGTGGCTATTTTGTGGTGGTCTTTGTCTATGTAATGGAGATCATTGGCAAAAAGGCTCGCACATGGGCATCCATACATCTCAATACCTTCTTTGCTATTGGAGCAATGTTGGTGGCTTTGGCAAGCTATTTGTTGAAAACGTGGTGGCTCTATCAGATCATCCTGTGCATCGTGACTACCCCCTTCATCCTGTGCTGTTGGATGCTTCCAGAGACTCCCTTTTGGCTCCTCTCAGAAGGAAGATACAAGGAAGCACAAGGCACCGTGGACACCATGGCTGTGTGGAATAAGTCCAGCTCCTGTGACCTGGTAGAGCTCTTATCACTAGATGTGACGAGGTCCCACAATAAAAGCccccacagcattaggaagcacAGGCTAGCAGATCTGTTTCATAACCTGGATGTCGCAAAGATGACCCTTATCGTTTGGCTGGATTGGTTCACGGCGAATTTGGGATACTACATGTTTGGCAAGGAGGTTATtcggagaaaagaaaatgaacccCTTTACCTCCTCCTAGTGG GTGCTATGGAAATCCCTGCCTACATCTGTCTGTGCATCTGGTTGAAGAGGGtgggaagaagaaagactatgctcctcttcctcttggtGTCCTCGCTCACCTGTATGCTGCATGTGGTGATGCCCTCG GATTACAAGACTGCGAAAAGGATGGTAGCTTTACTTGTCAAGAGTGTTATAAGTTCCGTATTTGCCTTTATTTATCTTTATACGGCGGAGCTGTATCCAACAACCGTAAG GTGCTTGGCTGTAGGGAGCAGCAACATGGTGTCCCACGTGTCGAGCATCTTCATCCCATTCACCAGTCACTTCTCCAAAGTCTGGATCTTCCTGCCGCAG ATTTTATTTGGGATCCTGGCCATACTGAGTGGATTGTTGTCATTGAAGCTTCCAGAAACCCAGGACACACCAATGAAATCTACTTGGGAGACGACTGAACAGCAGGTGCCAGAAAACAAGGATAGTTTAGGCGAAGGCCCTCCTGATAGTTTTGAGAGATGGGATTCAAGCAGAGCCCTTTCTTTTGCTGAGAGGTGGGGTTTAAGCAGAGCCTCTCCTGATGCTGAGAAGTGGGGTTCAGGCAGAGTCCCTCCTGATGCTGGGAAGTGGGGTGCAGGCATAGCCCCTCCTGTGACTGAGAGGGGTGCTTCAGGCAGAGCTTCTCTTGAAGATGAGAGTGGGGGTTCAGGCAGAGCCCCTCCTGAAAAGAACACTGAGATGGAAAATGAGATAGAAAACATGAAAGTGAGTAACCTGGGGGGATTCTGA
- the Slc22a16 gene encoding solute carrier family 22 member 16, with protein MESCNVELIFDHIGHFGRFQIVLYLICAYQSLSCGIHYLSSVFLSIIPEHACKPPGMVRKAVFHNVSAWRLEDILALRSPEHKDHIMVELQDGEIWELTRCSRTWRENTSHLGYEYSGYKHDSPCFDGYVYDQSKWRNSAVRNFNLVCDQKWYARMIQPLIIFGVMLGSITFSYLSDRFGRRMALWCTSIGVFFFGIASLFIFDYLSFMITRFFLVMASSGYFVVVFVYVMEIIGKKARTWASIHLNTFFAIGAMLVALASYLLKTWWLYQIILCIVTTPFILCCWMLPETPFWLLSEGRYKEAQGTVDTMAVWNKSSSCDLVELLSLDVTRSHNKSPHSIRKHRLADLFHNLDVAKMTLIVWLDWFTANLGYYMFGKEVIRRKENEPLYLLLVGAMEIPAYICLCIWLKRVGRRKTMLLFLLVSSLTCMLHVVMPSDYKTAKRMVALLVKSVISSVFAFIYLYTAELYPTTVRCLAVGSSNMVSHVSSIFIPFTSHFSKVWIFLPQILFGILAILSGLLSLKLPETQDTPMKSTWETTEQQVPENKDSLGEGPPDSFERWDSSRALSFAERWGLSRASPDAEKWGSGRVPPDAGKWGAGIAPPVTERGASGRASLEDESGGSGRAPPEKNTEMENEIENMKVSNLGGF; from the exons ATGGAGTCCTGCAACGTGGAGCTGATTTTTGACCACATAGGACACTTCGGCAG GTTCCAGATAGTCCTGTATCTGATATGTGCCTACCAGAGCCTCTCTTGTGGTATCCACTATCTGTCTTCTGTGTTCCTGTCAATTATCCCTGAGCATGCGTGCAAGCCCCCAGGCATGGTGCGGAAGGCTGTTTTCCACAACGTATCTGCTTGGAGGTTGGAGGACATATTGGCTCTGCGGTCACCAGAGCACAAAGATCACATCATGGTGGAGCTGCAGGATGGGGAGATCTGGGAACTCACGAGATGTAGCAGGACTTGGAGGGAGAACACGTCACATTTGGGCTATGAGTACAGTGGTTATAAGCATGACAGTCCTTGCTTCGATGGCTACGTCTATGATCAGAGCAAATGGAGGAATTCTGCGGTGAGAAATTTCAACCTGGTCTGTGATCAGAAATGGTATGCAAGAATGATCCAGCCCTTGATTATATTTGGCGTGATGCTGGGATCAATTACTTTTAGCTACCTTTCTGACAG ATTTGGAAGGCGAATGGCCCTGTGGTGCACGAGCATCGGCGTGTTCTTCTTTGGAATAGCATCCCTCTTTATATTTGATTATCTCAGCTTCATGATCACACGCTTTTTCCTTGTGATG GCCTCGAGTGGCTATTTTGTGGTGGTCTTTGTCTATGTAATGGAGATCATTGGCAAAAAGGCTCGCACATGGGCATCCATACATCTCAATACCTTCTTTGCTATTGGAGCAATGTTGGTGGCTTTGGCAAGCTATTTGTTGAAAACGTGGTGGCTCTATCAGATCATCCTGTGCATCGTGACTACCCCCTTCATCCTGTGCTGTTGGATGCTTCCAGAGACTCCCTTTTGGCTCCTCTCAGAAGGAAGATACAAGGAAGCACAAGGCACCGTGGACACCATGGCTGTGTGGAATAAGTCCAGCTCCTGTGACCTGGTAGAGCTCTTATCACTAGATGTGACGAGGTCCCACAATAAAAGCccccacagcattaggaagcacAGGCTAGCAGATCTGTTTCATAACCTGGATGTCGCAAAGATGACCCTTATCGTTTGGCTGGATTGGTTCACGGCGAATTTGGGATACTACATGTTTGGCAAGGAGGTTATtcggagaaaagaaaatgaacccCTTTACCTCCTCCTAGTGG GTGCTATGGAAATCCCTGCCTACATCTGTCTGTGCATCTGGTTGAAGAGGGtgggaagaagaaagactatgctcctcttcctcttggtGTCCTCGCTCACCTGTATGCTGCATGTGGTGATGCCCTCG GATTACAAGACTGCGAAAAGGATGGTAGCTTTACTTGTCAAGAGTGTTATAAGTTCCGTATTTGCCTTTATTTATCTTTATACGGCGGAGCTGTATCCAACAACCGTAAG GTGCTTGGCTGTAGGGAGCAGCAACATGGTGTCCCACGTGTCGAGCATCTTCATCCCATTCACCAGTCACTTCTCCAAAGTCTGGATCTTCCTGCCGCAG ATTTTATTTGGGATCCTGGCCATACTGAGTGGATTGTTGTCATTGAAGCTTCCAGAAACCCAGGACACACCAATGAAATCTACTTGGGAGACGACTGAACAGCAGGTGCCAGAAAACAAGGATAGTTTAGGCGAAGGCCCTCCTGATAGTTTTGAGAGATGGGATTCAAGCAGAGCCCTTTCTTTTGCTGAGAGGTGGGGTTTAAGCAGAGCCTCTCCTGATGCTGAGAAGTGGGGTTCAGGCAGAGTCCCTCCTGATGCTGGGAAGTGGGGTGCAGGCATAGCCCCTCCTGTGACTGAGAGGGGTGCTTCAGGCAGAGCTTCTCTTGAAGATGAGAGTGGGGGTTCAGGCAGAGCCCCTCCTGAAAAGAACACTGAGATGGAAAATGAGATAGAAAACATGAAAGTGAGTAACCTGGGGGGATTCTGA